One region of Candidatus Methylomirabilota bacterium genomic DNA includes:
- a CDS encoding cupin, translating into MKRTSLLFTLILTIGIAVGVIGTQVVNAQQDPMKRTVLIKTDLTGIEGKEAALVLVEFAPGGVTASHYHSGEEMIYLLEGSTSMEVKDKPAITLKAGDTFHLAPKQVHRVKNLSATTPAKALTFTIAEKGRPDVVPVK; encoded by the coding sequence ATGAAGCGAACGAGTTTGCTGTTTACCCTGATCTTGACGATCGGGATTGCGGTGGGGGTGATCGGAACTCAGGTTGTGAATGCGCAACAAGACCCGATGAAACGGACCGTACTCATCAAGACCGATCTGACGGGGATTGAGGGGAAGGAGGCTGCGCTGGTCCTGGTGGAGTTTGCGCCGGGAGGGGTCACCGCATCGCACTATCACTCTGGAGAAGAGATGATTTACCTCCTTGAAGGCTCGACCAGCATGGAGGTCAAGGACAAACCAGCCATCACCTTGAAAGCCGGCGATACGTTCCACCTGGCCCCCAAGCAGGTACATCGCGTCAAGAATCTCAGCGCGACAACGCCGGCCAAGGCCTTGACCTTCACGATCGCGGAAAAGGGCCGGCCGGATGTCGTCCCAGTGAAGTAG
- a CDS encoding DUF2191 domain-containing protein, whose product MARTNIDLDEKLTKEGLQVFRCKTKKELIHLALRELLKAEKRKEILKLRGRVKWEGDLEAMRRART is encoded by the coding sequence ATGGCTCGGACGAATATCGATCTCGATGAGAAGCTCACCAAAGAAGGCCTGCAGGTCTTCCGGTGTAAGACCAAAAAGGAGTTAATCCATCTGGCGTTGAGGGAACTGTTGAAGGCGGAAAAGCGGAAGGAGATATTGAAGCTCCGGGGAAGGGTCAAGTGGGAAGGGGATCTTGAGGCGATGCGCAGGGCGAGAACGTGA
- a CDS encoding PIN domain nuclease: MIVVDTTVWIDFFHGAATPQDLHLQRLIVGKRSLALTDLIFCEILQGIRQEAECVRTRDLLLLYPVLRMERLATFEHAAQIYRLGRRRGVTVRKTIDCLIAALCIEEGVELFHKDADFDAIARVAPLQIHCVTPQTA; this comes from the coding sequence GTGATCGTAGTCGATACAACGGTCTGGATCGATTTTTTTCATGGGGCCGCGACCCCTCAAGATCTCCACCTGCAGAGGCTCATTGTGGGGAAAAGATCGTTAGCCCTGACCGACCTGATCTTCTGCGAGATCCTCCAGGGAATCCGCCAAGAGGCCGAATGTGTGCGAACAAGGGACTTACTCCTGCTGTATCCCGTTCTCCGGATGGAGCGGTTAGCCACGTTTGAACACGCGGCTCAGATCTATCGCTTGGGTCGGAGGCGGGGTGTGACGGTCAGAAAAACAATTGATTGTTTAATTGCCGCGCTATGCATTGAGGAAGGGGTCGAACTGTTCCACAAGGATGCCGACTTTGATGCTATTGCGCGTGTCGCGCCTCTTCAGATCCATTGTGTCACCCCTCAGACCGCCTGA